One segment of Primulina tabacum isolate GXHZ01 chromosome 14, ASM2559414v2, whole genome shotgun sequence DNA contains the following:
- the LOC142523867 gene encoding secreted RxLR effector protein 161-like: protein MYAQVCTRPDIAYVTGMLGRYLSNPGVEHWKSVKRVLRYLQRTKDYMLIYRRLDQLEIIGYTDSDFAGCQDSMKSTSGYIYLLAGGAISWKIAKQSLIASSTMAAEFVACYEASNHGIWLQNFVTGLRIVDGIERNKFQVMSHSDYDLKFDLNKVKGRTSWK from the exons atgtatgctcaggtttgtacACGTCCAGATATTGCGTACGTGACAGGAATGTTGGGACGATATTTAAGTAATCCAGGAGTGGAACATTGGAAATCAGTCAAAAGAGTTTTACGGTACCTACagagaacaaaagattacatGCTCATATATCGGAGGTTGGATCAGCTTGAGATCATTGGGTATACTGACTCCGATTTTGCTGGATGCCAAGATAGTATGAAATCTACGTCGGGCTACATCTATCTCCTTGCTGGAGGTGCCATTTCCTGGAAGATTGCTAAACAGTCACTTATAGCCTCTTCCACCATGGCAGCTGAGTTTGTAGCGTGTTATGAGGCATCCAATCATGGAATATGGCTGCAAAATTTTGTTACGGGACTGCGCATTGTTGATGGCATTGAAAG aaataaatttcaagttatGTCACACTCtgattatgatttaaagtttgatcttAATAAGGTTAAAGGGAGGACCAGTTGGAAATAG